A window of Primulina tabacum isolate GXHZ01 chromosome 4, ASM2559414v2, whole genome shotgun sequence contains these coding sequences:
- the LOC142543309 gene encoding uncharacterized protein LOC142543309 — translation MGRGPPESGAFDSSVVVTAQSTSRRRTTELQLLVQSIRRSMKIIRIFGLLGILLCLKSAESAPQAYRRDPGHPTWHHGAFQDVRDSVRSDVRQMLHSRAEVPFQVPLEVNVVLIGFNGDGGYRYTIDSHKLEEFLRVSFPSHRPSCLETGQPIDIEHHIVFNAFPAGQPELIALEKAMKLALTPAGHAREADFGRQVPLFEVEATTVEPEFLKLYAYLFDLENAGYQVEEMDRPWPNAIFVVNFDKVRIDPRNKELDLDSLMYGKITNLNEDEMKKQEGDYIYRYRYNGGGASQVWLGSGRFVVIDLSAGPCTYGKIETEEGSVNPKTLPRLQSLVLPRSGTVDEQSAHDIFVGQLAAVLATTVEHVIAPDIRYETVDMTTRILVPIIVLQNHNRYNILVKGHNYSVDVDSIEAEVKKMVHQGQEVVIIGGTHALHRHEKLSIAVSKAMRGHSLQETKKDGRFHVHTKTYLDGAILKEEMERSADVLAAGLLEVSDPTLASKFFLRQTWTDETVETGDSILKHKPLWASYNSKLQKGSKRGLEKKKQGDLYRTYGTRVVPVFVLSLADVDEHLMMEDDSLVWTSNDVVIVLQHQSDKIPLSYVSELERRHAEPSVAQRHILAGLASVVGGLSAPYEKASHVHERPVVNWLLAAGCHPFGPFSNTSQTSQLLQDAALRNIIYARVDSALHRIRDTSESVQAFAAEHLKTPLGEPVKGKKNKSSTDLWLEKFYKKTTNLPEPFPHELVERLEKYLNSLEEQLVDLSSLLYDHRLQDAHLNSSQILQSSIFTQQYVEHVLTSEREKMKCCSIEYKFPTHSSQNYIYAGILLAGFFVYFAVIFFASPVR, via the exons ATGGGTCGAGGCCCACCCGAATCGGGGGCATTTGATTCTAGCGTTGTGGTCACTGCCCAGTCTACTTCAAGACGACGAACGACCGAACTTCAGCTTCTTGTTCAATCAATTCGACGCAGCATGAAAATAATTAGGATTTTCGGTTTGTTGGGAATCTTATTGTGCTTGAAATCAGCAGAATCTGCGCCTCAGGCGTATCGCAGAGATCCTGGTCATCCAACGTGGCACCATGGAGCATTTCAAGATGTTAGGGATTCCGTTCGATCTGATGTTCGTCAGATGCTTCACTCTCGCGCTGAG GTTCCATTTCAAGTGCCTCTTGAAGTAAATGTAGTCCTTATTGGCTTCAATGGTGATGGAGGCTACAGATATACCATAGATTCCCATAAGTTGGAGGAATTTTTGAGAGTTAGCTTTCCATCTCACAGACCCTCATGCTTAGAGACTGGCCAACCAATTGATATTGAACATCACATAGTCTTCAATGCATTTCCG GCTGGACAGCCAGAATTGATAGCATTGGAGAAAGCTATGAAATTAGCCTTGACTCCTGCTGGCCATGCAAGAGAG GCCGATTTTGGCAGGCAAGTACCTTTGTTTGAGGTGGAAGCTACTACTGTTGAACCAGAATTTTTGAAGCTGTATGCTTACCTGTTTGATTTAGAAAATGCGGGATACCAAGTTGAAGAAATGGATAGACCTTGGCCAAATGCAATATTTGTTGTTAACTTTGATAAG GTCCGAATAGATCCTAGAAACAAGGAGCTCGATCTTGATAGTTTAATGTATGGcaaaatcacaaatctaaatgaggatgagatgaagaaaCAAGAGGGAGATTACATTTATAGGTACCGTTACAATGGAGGAGGTGCGTCTCAGGTTTGGCTTGGATCTGGCAG GTTTGTTGTGATTGACCTGTCTGCTGGTCCTTGCACTTATGGTAAGATTGAAACTGAAGAAGGAAGTGTCAATCCTAAGACATTGCCTCGATTACAAAGTTTAGTGTTACCAAGATCAGGCACAGTTGATGAGCAGTCTGCTCATGATATTTTTGTTGGACAACTAGCTGCTGTGCTTGCAACTACAGTAGAGCATGTCATAGCCCCAGATATTAG GTATGAAACTGTTGATATGACTACCAGGATCCTTGTACCTATCATTGTTCTTCAGAATCATAACAGATACAATATCTTGGTGAAAGGCCATAATTACAGTGTCGATGTCGATTCCATTGAAGCTGAG GTTAAAAAAATGGTTCACCAAGGTCAGGAAGTTGTAATCATTGGCGGTACTCATGCACTACATCGTCACGAAAAGTTATCCATCGCTGTGTCAAAAGCAATGAGGGGTCATTCTCTTCAAGAAACGAAGAAGGATGGGCGTTTTCATGTTCATACAAAGACATATTTGGATGGTGCTATTCTTAAGGAG GAGATGGAACGATCTGCTGATGTGCTTGCTGCCGGTTTACTAGAGGTGTCTGACCCAACTCTTGCGAGTAAATTTTTTCTTCGCCAG ACCTGGACAGATGAGACTGTTGAAACTGGTGATTCCATACTAAAGCATAAACCTCTTTGGGCGTCTTATAATTCAAAGCTTCAAAAGGGTAGTAAAAGGGGATTAGAAAAAAAGAAACAGGGTGACCTGTACCGAACTTATGGAACTAGAGTTGTTCCAGT CTTTGTCCTGTCATTGGCCGATGTGGATGAACACCTTATGATGGAGGATGATAGTCTTGTATGGACAAGTAATGATGTAGTTATTGTGCTTCAGCATCAAAGTGATAAGATTCCTTTAAG TTATGTTTCGGAGCTGGAGAGAAGACATGCCGAACCGTCAGTAGCACAGCGACATATATTAGCTGGGCTGGCCTCTGTTGTGGGTGGATTGAGTGCTCCATATGAAAAAGCTTCTCATGTCCATGAGAGGCCTGTGGTGAATTGGCTCTTGGCAGCTGGTTGCCATCCGTTTGGGCCATTTTCAAACACATCTCAGACTAGTCAATTGCTTCAGGATGCGGCATTG AGGAACATTATATATGCCCGTGTTGATTCTGCTCTTCATCGAATTCGAGATACGTCAGAG TCTGTCCAAGCATTTGCTGCTGAGCACTTGAAAACTCCTCTCGGGGAACCAGTGAAGGGTAAAAAGAACAAGTCTAGCACCGACCTTTGGCTGGAGAAATTCTACAAGAAGACAACCAATCTACCAGAACCATTCCCTCATGAATTAGTTGAAAGATTGGAAAAGTATTTGAAT AGCCTCGAGGAGCAGCTCGTAGACCTTTCGTCCTTGCTATATGATCACAGACTACAAGATGCCCACTTAAACAGTTCACAGATTCTTCAGAGCTCAATCTTCACCCAGCA GTATGTAGAGCATGTTTTGACAAGTGAAAGGGAGAAAATGAAATGCTGTAGTATTGAATACAAATTCCCTACGCACTCTTCCCAAAATTACATATACGCTGGCATTCTTTTAGCTGGGTTTTTTGTATATTTTGCTGTAATCTTCTTCGCATCTCCCGTGCGCTAA
- the LOC142542008 gene encoding secreted RxLR effector protein 161-like: MSCTRPDIAYAVSKLSRFTSNPGVEHWKAIIRLLRYLRYTRDHGLHYTRYPAVIEGYNDANWISDMKDSKSTSGFVFTLGGAAIMWKSSKQTVIARSTMKSELIALEKCAEEAE, translated from the coding sequence atgagttgtacaagaccagacatagctTATGCAGTGAgcaaattgagtagattcacgAGTAATCCAGGAGTTGAACACTGGAAAGCAATTATCAGATTGCTAAGATACTTAAGGTACACTCGTGATCATGGGCTTCACTATACCAGATATCCTGCTGTTATTGAAGGATACAACGATGCAAATTGgatatctgatatgaaagactcAAAATCTACAAGTGGATTTGTATTCACTTTAGGAGGTGCAGCAATTATGTGGAAATCTTCTAAACAAACTGTAATAGCCAGGTCCACAATGAAATCTGAGCTTATAGCTCTTGAAAAGTGTGCTGAAGAGGCTGAATGA